In Alteribacter lacisalsi, a genomic segment contains:
- a CDS encoding YhcN/YlaJ family sporulation lipoprotein, protein MKKLFMGMLVLSVASAGCQTGGNGDDNLEGQSVNEPGNQEYNQWDGHSANEIANHLANICTKLPEVNHATAVVLGPYAVVGLDLDEHMDQSEAGAVKYSAAEALQDDPYGAQALVTADPDITARLGEMQQEIAAGHPVAGIMEELAAIVGRIIPVAPGPEHRKDNDGDESNANDDRLEGQDQREIDDIQNKQSKGRKKEVKGN, encoded by the coding sequence GTGAAAAAGTTATTCATGGGAATGCTCGTGCTTTCCGTTGCATCTGCCGGCTGTCAAACTGGCGGTAATGGCGATGACAACCTGGAAGGTCAGTCTGTAAACGAGCCCGGAAATCAGGAATATAATCAATGGGACGGCCACAGTGCCAACGAAATAGCTAATCATCTTGCAAACATTTGTACAAAGCTCCCTGAAGTTAACCATGCAACAGCAGTGGTTCTCGGGCCATATGCGGTTGTGGGACTTGACCTTGACGAGCATATGGATCAGTCTGAGGCCGGCGCTGTAAAATACTCTGCTGCTGAAGCACTTCAGGACGACCCTTACGGTGCCCAGGCTCTGGTAACAGCAGATCCTGATATTACAGCCCGCCTTGGAGAGATGCAGCAGGAAATTGCCGCAGGTCACCCTGTTGCAGGAATTATGGAGGAACTTGCCGCCATTGTAGGACGGATCATCCCAGTTGCACCGGGACCTGAACACCGCAAAGATAACGACGGAGATGAGAGTAATGCTAACGATGACCGCCTTGAAGGGCAGGATCAGCGTGAAATCGATGATATTCAGAACAAACAGAGCAAAGGACGAAAAAAAGAAGTAAAGGGTAACTGA
- the thiE gene encoding thiamine phosphate synthase yields the protein MGGLDPAFVREKLKVYLIAGSKDTSSPLPVVLNEAIAGGITLFQFREKGPGAMEGQMKEALAMQLLKQCRNSGVPFIVNDDVDLALQIDADGIHVGQDDEDAAEVRKKAGKNKILGVSVHTVEEAYTAVEAGADYLGAGPIYKTGSKDDAKKESGPEWITEIRRNGIDIPVAAIGGINAGNGKEVIEAGADGLSVISAITMAPSPYQAAVELTSLFKDSKSR from the coding sequence ATGGGAGGACTAGATCCCGCATTCGTCCGTGAAAAGCTCAAGGTTTATCTGATTGCAGGCAGCAAAGACACTTCTTCTCCACTGCCTGTTGTTTTAAATGAAGCCATCGCAGGCGGCATTACTTTGTTTCAATTCAGGGAAAAAGGTCCAGGTGCTATGGAAGGTCAGATGAAGGAAGCACTCGCGATGCAGCTGCTGAAACAATGCAGAAACTCTGGTGTCCCGTTTATTGTTAATGATGATGTTGACCTTGCCCTTCAGATTGATGCAGACGGTATCCATGTCGGACAGGACGATGAAGATGCAGCTGAAGTTAGAAAAAAAGCCGGGAAAAATAAAATTCTTGGTGTTTCTGTGCATACTGTTGAAGAGGCGTATACCGCTGTCGAAGCCGGTGCAGATTACCTGGGAGCCGGTCCAATTTATAAAACGGGTTCTAAGGACGATGCCAAAAAGGAGTCCGGACCGGAATGGATCACTGAAATTCGGAGAAACGGCATCGATATTCCTGTTGCAGCTATTGGAGGAATCAATGCCGGGAACGGGAAAGAAGTTATTGAGGCAGGTGCTGACGGGCTCTCCGTCATATCAGCTATTACAATGGCGCCATCCCCCTATCAGGCGGCAGTAGAGCTTACATCGCTTTTTAAAGACTCGAAAAGCCGGTAA
- a CDS encoding pyridoxamine 5'-phosphate oxidase family protein — MANQVETSLSEELLPLLQQERFVTIATVDFETKGPNVNAISWVYAPDEQSVRFSVDTRSRIVENIRNQPLVTITVVGAGSTYSITGHAEVKADRLEEVPLKLALVEIKIDEVRDVMFYGSRISQEPKYEKTYDKEAADKLDRQVLQAMQEFE, encoded by the coding sequence TTGGCAAATCAGGTTGAAACTTCTCTCTCGGAAGAACTGCTTCCTCTTTTACAGCAGGAGCGATTCGTAACCATTGCAACGGTTGATTTTGAGACGAAAGGACCGAATGTAAATGCCATCTCCTGGGTTTATGCCCCTGATGAGCAGAGTGTCCGGTTTTCGGTTGATACGAGATCGAGAATCGTTGAAAACATCCGAAACCAGCCGCTTGTTACAATAACTGTAGTCGGAGCCGGTTCTACATATTCCATTACCGGACATGCAGAGGTGAAAGCTGACCGACTGGAGGAAGTTCCTCTTAAACTTGCCCTGGTTGAAATAAAAATTGATGAAGTCAGGGATGTTATGTTTTACGGTTCACGGATTTCCCAGGAACCAAAGTATGAAAAAACGTACGACAAAGAAGCTGCAGATAAACTGGATCGTCAGGTACTGCAGGCGATGCAGGAATTCGAATAG
- a CDS encoding DUF5665 domain-containing protein: MTKKREHAEELETMVRQLEQYTRRLDKAEKLENQFDKITYALERARVRDILLNYTSPHRIFWLNVLVGIGRGLGLTIGTVLVLSLLGLFLRQFVDLPLIGDWINTLLQYVNANQDSNR; encoded by the coding sequence ATGACAAAAAAACGTGAACATGCAGAAGAACTGGAAACCATGGTCAGGCAATTGGAACAGTATACCCGCCGTCTGGATAAAGCTGAAAAGCTTGAAAACCAATTCGATAAAATCACTTATGCTCTTGAACGGGCGAGAGTACGGGATATCCTTCTGAACTACACGAGTCCTCACAGAATTTTCTGGCTGAACGTGCTGGTTGGCATTGGCCGAGGCCTCGGACTTACCATCGGAACGGTTCTAGTCCTCTCACTCCTAGGTCTTTTTCTCAGGCAGTTTGTCGACCTCCCTCTTATAGGAGACTGGATTAATACTCTTCTGCAATACGTCAATGCGAATCAGGATTCTAACCGTTAA
- a CDS encoding DUF5325 family protein, producing the protein MKTFNWPIFIVAVFTACGVAGIGIGLAESSWLIVILSIVTALVSVAIGLTIRKKNFASDHR; encoded by the coding sequence ATGAAAACGTTTAACTGGCCTATTTTTATTGTAGCCGTTTTTACTGCCTGCGGCGTTGCCGGAATCGGGATCGGACTGGCCGAAAGCAGCTGGCTTATTGTCATATTGTCCATTGTTACTGCACTGGTCAGTGTAGCGATCGGACTTACTATACGCAAAAAGAATTTTGCATCTGACCACCGGTGA
- a CDS encoding aminotransferase class I/II-fold pyridoxal phosphate-dependent enzyme yields MPLFEGLLAHKETSPVQFHIPGHKKGTGMEPGFREFIGENALSIDLINIAPLDDLHHPQGMIKEAQDLAAAAFGADHTFFSVQGTSGAIMTMIMSVCGPGDKIIVPRNVHKSIMSAIVFSGATPIFIHPEIDPELGISHGITTSSVQKAIDTHPDAKGLLVINPTYFGISANLKEIVAIAHQADIPVLVDEAHGVHIHFHEALPLSAMQAGADMAATSVHKLGGSLTQSSVLNVREGLVNPDRVQSIISMLTTTSTSYLLLASLDAARKHLVTSGRELIEEAVKLADDTRKRINDIKGFTCYGENMLDDHAIYDMDPTKLTISIKELGISGYEVEVWLRENYQIEVELSDLYNILCIISFGDNKRSADLLVDALEALSTLREKEISEYKKTDAPVSVPNIPVLAYSPREAFYSETERILLSESSGRVSAEFVMVYPPGIPILIPGEIIEKENLDYIAKNMKAGLPVQGPEDATLKHIRVIRERKPIL; encoded by the coding sequence ATGCCTCTTTTTGAAGGTCTGCTCGCTCATAAAGAAACAAGTCCCGTCCAATTTCATATTCCAGGACACAAAAAGGGAACTGGGATGGAGCCGGGATTCAGGGAATTCATCGGTGAAAATGCTTTATCCATCGATCTGATCAACATTGCCCCGCTGGATGATCTTCACCATCCTCAGGGGATGATTAAAGAAGCCCAGGATCTTGCTGCAGCTGCTTTTGGAGCGGATCATACCTTTTTCTCCGTACAGGGAACAAGCGGCGCCATTATGACGATGATTATGAGCGTGTGCGGACCCGGCGATAAAATTATTGTGCCTCGAAATGTCCATAAATCCATTATGAGCGCGATTGTATTTTCAGGAGCTACACCCATTTTTATCCATCCGGAAATTGATCCCGAACTTGGTATTTCCCACGGGATTACGACAAGTTCGGTTCAAAAAGCGATTGACACTCATCCTGATGCAAAAGGGCTCCTGGTTATAAACCCTACGTATTTTGGGATTTCAGCCAACCTGAAAGAAATTGTCGCTATTGCCCATCAAGCCGATATTCCAGTTCTTGTGGATGAAGCACACGGTGTGCACATCCACTTTCACGAAGCCCTGCCATTATCGGCTATGCAGGCAGGAGCAGATATGGCCGCAACCAGTGTCCACAAGCTTGGCGGTTCCTTAACACAAAGCTCGGTTCTAAACGTCAGGGAAGGGCTTGTGAATCCCGACCGTGTGCAGAGTATTATCAGCATGCTGACTACCACTTCCACGTCTTATCTGCTGCTCGCTTCTCTCGATGCTGCAAGAAAGCATCTGGTCACGAGCGGCCGTGAGCTGATTGAGGAGGCGGTAAAACTGGCTGATGACACAAGAAAGCGGATAAACGATATCAAAGGATTTACCTGCTACGGGGAGAACATGCTTGATGACCATGCTATTTATGACATGGATCCCACCAAACTGACGATCTCAATTAAAGAGCTTGGTATAAGCGGTTATGAGGTTGAAGTGTGGCTCAGGGAAAATTACCAGATCGAAGTTGAGCTATCCGATCTTTATAATATCCTCTGTATCATTTCTTTCGGAGACAACAAACGTTCGGCTGATCTTCTTGTTGATGCTCTGGAAGCCCTGTCCACTTTAAGGGAAAAAGAAATCTCCGAGTATAAGAAAACGGACGCACCGGTTTCCGTACCGAACATTCCTGTACTGGCGTATTCCCCGCGGGAAGCTTTTTACTCTGAAACAGAGCGGATTCTTCTCTCGGAATCCTCTGGGCGCGTAAGTGCTGAGTTTGTTATGGTCTATCCTCCGGGCATTCCAATTTTAATTCCGGGAGAAATTATTGAAAAGGAAAATCTGGACTATATCGCTAAAAACATGAAAGCAGGTCTTCCGGTCCAGGGACCTGAAGATGCTACCTTAAAGCATATCAGGGTCATTAGAGAACGAAAGCCTATTTTATAG
- the thiM gene encoding hydroxyethylthiazole kinase codes for MDQKVIELRQEIKSKSPLIHNMTNVVVTNFTANGLYALGASPVMAYAKEEVEDMAGIAAGVVLNIGTLTAEQVEAMLLAGKAANRKGVPVFLDPVGAGATPYRTDASRRLLEELEITFLRGNLGEISNLTGEQIEMKGVDSKDTRENAAEIAKKAARMFGTNVVITGETDVVTDGDSVYSVFNGTPELTKVTGTGCLLTSVLASFCAVGSDNLLEAAVCALGFYGIAAETAAGQSSGPGSFQISFLDQLGTIEDNKLKQNFRSKKEE; via the coding sequence ATGGATCAGAAAGTCATCGAGCTTAGGCAGGAAATTAAAAGTAAATCGCCTCTCATCCACAATATGACGAATGTCGTTGTTACGAATTTTACCGCTAACGGGCTTTATGCTCTTGGTGCCTCCCCTGTTATGGCTTACGCAAAAGAGGAAGTTGAGGATATGGCAGGCATTGCCGCAGGAGTTGTATTGAATATCGGCACGCTGACAGCAGAACAGGTGGAAGCCATGCTTCTCGCCGGCAAGGCAGCCAACAGAAAAGGTGTTCCTGTGTTTCTTGATCCAGTAGGCGCCGGAGCCACTCCATACCGGACAGACGCATCAAGACGCCTTCTGGAAGAGCTTGAAATTACGTTTTTGAGAGGAAACCTCGGGGAAATTAGTAACCTGACAGGAGAGCAGATTGAGATGAAAGGTGTCGATTCAAAAGACACTCGGGAAAACGCAGCTGAAATTGCCAAAAAGGCAGCCCGTATGTTTGGTACGAACGTGGTGATAACCGGTGAAACAGATGTGGTAACAGACGGTGATTCGGTATACTCTGTGTTTAATGGTACACCGGAACTCACAAAGGTAACAGGTACTGGCTGCCTTCTGACCTCTGTTCTTGCATCTTTTTGTGCGGTTGGGAGTGACAACCTTCTTGAAGCGGCGGTCTGCGCTCTCGGTTTTTACGGCATCGCAGCAGAAACTGCTGCAGGTCAGTCCAGCGGGCCAGGATCTTTTCAGATCAGTTTCCTTGATCAGCTCGGCACCATTGAGGACAATAAATTAAAACAGAATTTTCGTTCTAAAAAGGAGGAGTAA
- a CDS encoding YktB family protein produces the protein MRFHGFTEEDFDVFSIEGLEPRMEAIKETVRPKLEDLGDHFAAWFTNKTGEEMFPHVAKHARRKVNPPDDTWVAVAHSKRGYKKLPHFQIGLFGSHVFVWFAVIYESPVKGTFARLLKEQKEELISHIPTDFVWSADHTKPEAVAQSNLSDEDFAALLDRLETVKKAELLCGKHFSRTDPVLADKDQFLRKVEQTFETVLPLYRIARQAEEK, from the coding sequence ATGCGATTTCACGGTTTTACTGAAGAAGATTTTGACGTCTTTTCAATCGAAGGCCTTGAGCCCAGAATGGAAGCCATTAAGGAAACAGTTCGTCCAAAACTCGAGGATCTTGGCGACCATTTTGCAGCGTGGTTTACCAACAAAACAGGAGAGGAAATGTTTCCCCATGTTGCAAAACACGCACGGAGAAAAGTAAATCCGCCGGATGATACGTGGGTAGCAGTCGCTCATAGTAAACGAGGCTATAAAAAACTTCCTCATTTTCAGATTGGATTATTCGGCTCACACGTATTTGTCTGGTTTGCCGTTATTTATGAATCCCCTGTTAAAGGAACGTTTGCCCGCCTGCTGAAAGAACAGAAAGAGGAACTGATCAGTCATATACCAACTGATTTTGTCTGGTCAGCCGATCATACAAAACCGGAAGCTGTCGCTCAAAGTAACCTTTCTGACGAAGATTTTGCAGCCCTTCTGGACCGCCTCGAAACGGTTAAAAAGGCTGAACTCCTCTGCGGCAAGCACTTTTCCCGAACCGATCCTGTGCTGGCTGACAAAGACCAGTTTCTCAGGAAGGTTGAACAGACGTTTGAAACTGTCCTGCCTCTTTACCGGATTGCCCGGCAGGCAGAAGAAAAATAA
- a CDS encoding YlaH-like family protein, protein MLYAAPAQQTDFDVSPIAQFLGGSNPENFAIVFPILYVIVTVLTILVFNLGFSRKLPLFKNIIVYTVMLIGNVLLTVLALFLPMAESLIVAAVVLGIYRFRMKGRHSENQENTPEADNRVK, encoded by the coding sequence ATGCTTTACGCAGCTCCTGCGCAACAGACCGACTTTGATGTGTCACCGATCGCCCAATTCCTTGGCGGATCGAACCCTGAAAACTTTGCAATTGTATTTCCAATTCTTTATGTAATCGTTACAGTACTCACCATTCTTGTTTTCAATCTTGGTTTCTCAAGAAAGCTTCCGCTTTTCAAAAACATTATTGTCTATACGGTAATGCTGATCGGAAATGTCCTGCTTACGGTACTGGCCCTGTTTTTGCCGATGGCAGAATCACTTATTGTGGCTGCCGTAGTCCTGGGAATCTACAGGTTCCGCATGAAAGGCCGTCACTCAGAAAATCAGGAAAACACTCCTGAAGCAGATAATCGGGTAAAATAA
- a CDS encoding PhoH family protein: MRNVYVLDTNVLLQDPLAIYSFHEHDVIIPAVVLEEVDSKKRYMDEIGRNARQVARLLDEFREKGKLHLGVQLPSGGTLTVELNHRSYEKMKETFLEVTNDNRILAVALNFKIEEEEKPAGGRKVVLVSKDALMRVKADALGLFTEDFLSDRVVQFDRMYRGYDEKYLAPKKMDELYVKRKLPKKEFTRNITQPHQFFIFRDEAAPSRSALGKMDRDNEHVSLFVPSDDPVWGIRPRNVQQRMALDLLIRDDIPLVTLAGKAGTGKTLLALAAGLYQTEDLQKYKKLLVARPVVPVGKDIGFLPGEKEEKLRPWMQPIYDNLEYLFNAKKPGELDKILAGMGSIQVEALTYIRGRSIPDQFIIIDEAQNLTKHEVKTILTRVGEGSKIVLMGDPKQIDHPYLDEYTNGLTYVAERLKSQGDTAHVKLEKGERSGLAQMAADLL, from the coding sequence TTGAGAAACGTTTACGTCCTCGATACCAATGTCCTGCTTCAGGATCCGTTGGCCATTTACTCCTTTCATGAGCATGATGTGATAATACCGGCAGTCGTTTTGGAAGAAGTGGACTCAAAAAAACGATATATGGATGAGATAGGAAGGAATGCCCGCCAGGTTGCAAGACTGCTCGACGAGTTTAGAGAGAAGGGGAAACTTCATCTCGGCGTGCAGCTCCCTTCCGGAGGAACACTTACCGTGGAACTGAACCACCGTTCCTATGAGAAAATGAAAGAGACATTTCTTGAAGTAACAAATGATAACCGTATATTAGCAGTCGCTTTAAATTTTAAAATAGAAGAAGAAGAAAAGCCGGCAGGGGGAAGAAAAGTCGTGCTGGTAAGTAAAGATGCCCTTATGAGGGTAAAGGCAGACGCTCTTGGCTTGTTTACAGAGGACTTTCTCAGTGACCGTGTGGTTCAGTTTGACCGGATGTACCGAGGGTACGATGAAAAGTATCTGGCTCCGAAAAAGATGGATGAGCTCTATGTGAAACGAAAGCTTCCTAAAAAGGAATTTACGCGGAATATTACCCAGCCGCATCAGTTTTTTATCTTCCGGGACGAAGCAGCGCCTTCCCGTTCGGCACTCGGGAAAATGGACAGGGATAATGAACATGTAAGCCTGTTTGTTCCAAGTGATGATCCGGTTTGGGGAATCAGACCGCGGAATGTACAGCAGAGGATGGCGCTTGATCTTCTGATCCGGGATGATATCCCCCTGGTTACGCTGGCGGGAAAAGCAGGCACGGGGAAAACGCTCCTGGCTTTAGCGGCAGGGCTGTATCAGACTGAGGATCTTCAAAAATATAAAAAGCTTCTCGTGGCCAGACCTGTTGTTCCAGTGGGCAAGGACATTGGTTTTCTTCCCGGTGAAAAAGAGGAAAAACTCCGCCCCTGGATGCAACCGATATATGACAATCTTGAATATCTGTTCAATGCGAAAAAACCAGGCGAACTGGATAAAATACTCGCAGGTATGGGCTCCATTCAGGTGGAAGCGCTCACCTATATCCGCGGCCGAAGTATACCGGATCAGTTTATTATCATTGATGAAGCACAGAACCTGACCAAACATGAGGTGAAAACGATTCTTACCCGTGTCGGGGAAGGAAGCAAGATTGTTCTGATGGGAGATCCAAAGCAGATTGATCATCCTTATCTGGATGAATATACAAACGGCCTTACGTACGTGGCAGAACGATTGAAGTCACAAGGGGATACCGCTCATGTAAAGCTGGAGAAAGGAGAGCGTTCCGGTCTGGCCCAAATGGCAGCCGATCTTCTCTGA
- a CDS encoding UPF0223 family protein, with product MKDEVNIPISADWSKEEVIDVVNFFEMVDQAYSKGAEKEVLGALYKRYKEIVPSKSEEKQAFKEYEKQTGQSPYHTVKKARESEERIIKM from the coding sequence ATGAAAGATGAAGTCAATATTCCGATCTCTGCCGACTGGTCCAAAGAAGAAGTAATCGATGTGGTGAACTTTTTTGAAATGGTCGACCAGGCATACAGTAAGGGGGCAGAGAAGGAAGTACTTGGTGCTTTGTACAAACGCTACAAAGAAATTGTTCCATCCAAATCCGAGGAAAAGCAGGCATTTAAGGAATATGAAAAGCAGACAGGTCAATCCCCCTACCATACAGTAAAAAAAGCAAGAGAATCAGAAGAGCGTATTATAAAAATGTAA
- the thiD gene encoding bifunctional hydroxymethylpyrimidine kinase/phosphomethylpyrimidine kinase, whose product MNRTALTIAGSDSGGGAGIQADLKTFQEHLVFGLSALTAVTAQNTEGVQGVYPVEIDGLQQQLDSVGSDFTIDAVKTGMLFDEARIETVVHAIKKFKWKNIIVDPVMIAKGGDHLLTEEAHTALLEQLLPVTDVITPNIPEAEVLTGKTIRTISDRKEAARILHNAGARYTVIKGGHADASDSTNVIDMLFDGETFTFFELPRIDSKNTHGTGCTFAAAITAQVALGQTVTEAVKNAKVFVQMAIAHTTSLGNGFGPTHHGALRQFPNEAAVLAGEVRQWED is encoded by the coding sequence ATGAACAGAACGGCATTGACGATTGCCGGCTCCGATTCAGGAGGAGGCGCAGGGATTCAGGCGGATTTAAAAACATTTCAGGAACATCTGGTATTTGGTCTGAGTGCGCTTACAGCAGTTACAGCGCAGAATACTGAAGGAGTACAGGGTGTGTATCCTGTTGAGATCGATGGACTTCAACAACAGCTTGATTCGGTCGGGAGCGACTTTACCATTGATGCTGTAAAAACAGGCATGCTGTTTGACGAAGCGCGGATTGAAACTGTTGTTCACGCCATTAAGAAATTTAAATGGAAAAACATCATCGTAGATCCGGTAATGATTGCCAAAGGCGGTGATCACCTGCTTACAGAGGAAGCCCATACTGCCCTATTGGAGCAGCTCCTGCCTGTTACTGATGTCATTACACCTAATATACCAGAAGCAGAGGTTCTGACCGGAAAAACGATCCGTACAATCAGTGACAGAAAAGAGGCAGCCCGCATTCTTCATAACGCCGGTGCCAGGTATACGGTCATAAAAGGAGGACATGCCGACGCTTCTGATTCAACTAATGTCATTGATATGTTATTTGACGGAGAGACATTTACTTTTTTTGAACTGCCTAGAATAGATTCAAAAAATACACACGGGACCGGCTGTACATTCGCGGCTGCTATTACAGCACAGGTGGCACTTGGTCAGACTGTTACTGAGGCCGTGAAAAATGCCAAAGTATTTGTCCAGATGGCTATTGCACATACAACTTCGCTTGGAAACGGCTTTGGTCCGACTCATCACGGTGCTCTGCGCCAGTTTCCTAATGAAGCAGCCGTACTTGCAGGGGAGGTAAGGCAATGGGAGGACTAG
- a CDS encoding 3-hydroxybutyrate dehydrogenase, with protein MVEDNVVFITGSAGGIGLEIGIRFAEAKAKVVLSDVKEEELNKAVEDLKSKGHEVTGVPCDVTNEEDLNRAINETIDHYGRIDVLINNAGIQHVDAVEDFPVDKFELMLKIMLTGPFIATKAVFPHMKKQKFGRILNLSSINGVIGFAGKAAYNSAKHGVIGLTKVTALEGAEHGITVNAICPGYVDTPLVRNQLEDLAKNRGVDLKGALEEVIYPLVPQNRLLQVEEIADLAIFLSSDKAKGMTGQPVLIDGGYTAQ; from the coding sequence ATGGTAGAAGATAACGTGGTGTTTATTACAGGTTCTGCAGGTGGAATCGGTCTTGAAATCGGCATCCGGTTTGCCGAAGCAAAAGCGAAAGTGGTCCTGTCCGATGTGAAGGAGGAGGAACTGAACAAAGCGGTTGAGGACCTGAAAAGTAAAGGTCATGAAGTGACCGGCGTTCCATGTGACGTAACAAATGAAGAGGATCTTAACCGCGCAATTAACGAAACAATCGATCATTACGGAAGAATCGATGTCCTCATTAATAACGCAGGCATTCAGCATGTGGATGCGGTTGAGGATTTCCCGGTGGATAAATTTGAACTGATGTTGAAAATTATGCTCACAGGTCCATTTATAGCTACGAAAGCGGTCTTTCCTCATATGAAAAAGCAGAAATTCGGGCGGATTTTAAACCTGTCTTCCATTAACGGTGTCATTGGATTTGCAGGTAAAGCGGCTTACAACAGTGCAAAACACGGTGTAATCGGACTCACAAAGGTGACAGCTCTTGAAGGTGCAGAGCATGGCATTACAGTCAATGCGATTTGCCCTGGCTATGTGGATACACCGCTTGTAAGAAATCAGCTTGAGGACCTTGCCAAAAACAGAGGAGTGGACCTTAAAGGGGCACTTGAAGAAGTTATCTATCCACTCGTACCTCAAAACCGCCTGCTCCAGGTTGAGGAAATAGCAGACCTGGCCATTTTCCTCTCCAGTGATAAAGCAAAAGGAATGACAGGCCAGCCGGTTCTCATCGACGGCGGCTACACAGCGCAATAG
- a CDS encoding YlaI family protein — translation MRVQCVLCNIVENIEDYSPLAKRLRNRPIHTYMCDPCYERIEKRTQERKDTGNFKTYEEKKDEDEWLI, via the coding sequence ATGAGAGTTCAGTGCGTGCTGTGTAATATAGTGGAAAATATTGAAGACTATTCACCGTTGGCAAAACGGCTCAGAAATCGGCCGATTCATACGTATATGTGTGATCCGTGCTACGAAAGAATTGAAAAACGAACCCAGGAAAGAAAAGATACCGGAAACTTCAAAACGTATGAAGAAAAAAAAGACGAAGACGAGTGGCTGATCTGA
- a CDS encoding inositol monophosphatase family protein — MNRENRRNLYDTAVKWTKEAGLHIREKMANTYNVDTKAHQHDLVTDVDRSVEQFFRDKVKETYPDHRIMGEEGLGEDVHDLNGTVWIIDPIDGTVNFVHQGCYFAVSIGIFHDGEPVAGVVFDVMSDELFSALAGEGLWLNEQSLPRLAEKAIEESLLSFNSGWLMKDRRLEELVNQSRGIRSYGAAALEMAYVACGRIEAYISFNLAPWDVAGGYVLIREAGGTVSNFKGNPLTFLKKDTLLAANANVYTEITEILDGMDQQN, encoded by the coding sequence ATGAACAGAGAAAACCGCAGGAACCTCTACGACACAGCAGTAAAATGGACCAAAGAAGCTGGATTGCATATCCGGGAAAAAATGGCCAATACATACAATGTTGATACGAAGGCACATCAGCATGACCTTGTAACAGATGTGGATCGCTCTGTTGAGCAGTTTTTCAGAGATAAAGTAAAGGAAACTTACCCTGATCACCGAATTATGGGTGAAGAAGGACTTGGGGAGGACGTGCACGATCTTAACGGTACCGTTTGGATCATCGATCCCATTGATGGCACGGTTAACTTTGTCCATCAAGGCTGTTATTTTGCTGTTTCCATCGGGATCTTTCACGATGGCGAACCAGTAGCCGGGGTTGTTTTTGATGTTATGTCAGATGAATTGTTTTCCGCTCTTGCCGGTGAAGGGCTTTGGCTGAATGAACAATCCCTGCCGAGGCTTGCGGAGAAAGCGATAGAAGAATCCCTTCTCAGCTTTAACAGCGGGTGGCTGATGAAGGACAGACGACTTGAGGAACTTGTGAATCAGTCAAGAGGGATCAGATCATATGGGGCAGCAGCACTGGAAATGGCTTATGTCGCCTGCGGCAGGATTGAAGCTTACATTAGTTTTAACCTGGCCCCATGGGATGTGGCTGGAGGATATGTGCTCATTCGTGAAGCAGGGGGCACCGTATCGAACTTCAAGGGAAATCCCCTTACCTTTCTCAAAAAGGACACGCTCCTGGCTGCAAATGCCAATGTATATACAGAAATTACAGAAATCCTGGATGGAATGGATCAACAGAATTAA